Proteins from a genomic interval of Streptomyces fodineus:
- a CDS encoding lytic transglycosylase domain-containing protein, with protein MSGDTPYRTELPPLRTRKKGSAAGVTGGGALPATVFAAYRRAEEELARTAPGCRLRWQLLAAIGQVESGQARVGRVTPDGTTVTPVLGPRLTGGAFAVVPDTDGGAYDGDAEYDRAVGPMQFTPSTWARWGADGNGDGRADPDNVYDAALAAGRYLCAGGRDLSDPADLDRAILGYNHSDAYLRTVKAWYAYYLTGHRVVPDAAAGYPADRRKPSRAKTPKPPEPASSESAHGRAPGPGPSRTPSAPSPSPTPSPSRSGSSCSSSDAGGRAAWSPLGLLWDFRPHQRA; from the coding sequence GTGTCCGGAGACACTCCGTACCGCACCGAGCTGCCGCCGCTGCGGACGCGGAAGAAGGGCTCGGCAGCAGGAGTGACGGGCGGCGGTGCCCTGCCCGCGACCGTGTTCGCCGCGTACCGGCGTGCCGAGGAGGAGCTCGCCCGCACCGCGCCCGGATGCCGGCTGCGCTGGCAGCTGCTGGCCGCGATCGGCCAGGTGGAGTCCGGGCAGGCGCGGGTCGGCCGGGTGACCCCGGACGGTACGACCGTGACGCCCGTGCTCGGCCCCCGACTGACCGGCGGCGCCTTCGCCGTCGTACCGGACACCGACGGCGGCGCCTACGACGGGGACGCGGAGTACGACCGCGCGGTGGGCCCGATGCAGTTCACCCCGTCGACCTGGGCCCGCTGGGGCGCGGACGGCAACGGCGACGGACGCGCGGACCCGGACAACGTCTACGACGCCGCGCTCGCCGCCGGCCGGTATCTGTGCGCCGGCGGCCGGGACCTGTCGGACCCCGCCGACCTGGACCGGGCGATCCTCGGCTACAACCACTCGGACGCCTATCTGCGCACGGTGAAGGCCTGGTACGCGTACTACCTGACCGGACACCGCGTGGTGCCGGACGCCGCCGCGGGGTACCCCGCGGACCGCCGGAAGCCGTCCCGCGCGAAGACCCCGAAGCCCCCGGAGCCCGCATCGTCCGAGTCGGCGCACGGCCGTGCGCCGGGTCCCGGGCCGTCGCGCACACCGTCGGCGCCCTCCCCGTCACCCACCCCCAGCCCGTCCCGCTCGGGCTCGTCCTGTTCCTCGTCGGACGCGGGCGGCCGCGCGGCGTGGAGTCCTCTGGGACTTCTCTGGGACTTCCGGCCGCATCAACGGGCATGA
- a CDS encoding DUF1707 SHOCT-like domain-containing protein yields the protein MSGEMSPTGKGSGPGPSPELRASHADRDRVVDVLRIAAGDGLLTADELDERVEAALSARTVRELAALTADLPPVSAGAGVTVAEVKDVVRIEQIHSGAVERVGRWVVPQRLELALTYCEMTLDFTDAVITHDTLRIDVVMTGKTLTLITRPGIVIDTDGLQLVHSKIKYRQTPTNHDTPVALRVQLVGQKAHGRVVVRPPRRTFGQWLLRRPASPRRAGRSR from the coding sequence ATGTCGGGAGAGATGTCGCCCACCGGGAAGGGCTCCGGCCCCGGCCCGTCGCCCGAGCTGCGGGCCTCTCATGCGGACCGGGACCGGGTGGTGGATGTGCTGCGTATCGCGGCGGGGGACGGCCTGCTGACCGCGGACGAGTTGGACGAGCGGGTGGAGGCCGCCCTGTCGGCGCGGACCGTGCGTGAACTTGCCGCGCTCACCGCCGACCTGCCGCCCGTGTCGGCCGGCGCCGGCGTGACCGTCGCAGAGGTCAAGGACGTGGTCCGGATCGAACAGATCCACAGCGGCGCGGTCGAGCGCGTGGGGCGCTGGGTGGTGCCGCAGCGACTGGAGCTCGCGCTGACGTACTGCGAGATGACCCTCGACTTCACCGACGCGGTGATCACGCACGACACCTTGCGGATCGACGTGGTCATGACGGGGAAGACCCTGACGCTGATCACCAGGCCGGGCATCGTGATCGACACGGATGGTCTGCAGCTGGTGCACAGTAAGATCAAATACCGTCAGACCCCGACGAATCATGACACACCGGTCGCTCTGCGAGTGCAGTTGGTCGGTCAGAAGGCCCACGGCCGTGTGGTGGTGCGGCCCCCGCGTCGGACGTTCGGGCAGTGGCTGCTGCGCAGGCCCGCGTCCCCCCGGCGGGCCGGTCGCAGTCGCTGA
- a CDS encoding MbtH family protein has protein sequence MSMNPFDDENGRFYVVVNDEDQHSLWPVFAEVPEGWRVVFGEAARAECLEYVEQNWTDLRPRSLREAMAAD, from the coding sequence ATGAGCATGAACCCCTTCGATGACGAGAACGGCCGCTTCTACGTCGTGGTCAACGACGAGGACCAGCATTCGCTCTGGCCGGTATTCGCCGAGGTGCCGGAAGGCTGGCGAGTGGTCTTCGGGGAGGCGGCCAGGGCCGAGTGCCTGGAATACGTCGAGCAGAACTGGACCGACCTGCGCCCCAGGAGCCTGCGGGAGGCCATGGCGGCGGACTGA
- a CDS encoding amino acid adenylation domain-containing protein, which yields MILQGKRVALPPTPVVHKQFEAHAKATPDAVAVFCAGQQVTYAELNARANRFAHFLTVRGHGRGAKVGICLDYSIGMVVAVIGTLKAGAAYVPFDPAYPASRLRLLLEQVPDLAMIVASSVTAGLVESAAVEVVLFEQLSDHLDGLPVTAPDVPVTGDDVCYAVFTSGSTGTPKVTAVRHEGWFNLLNWLMLEYGLHPGSNNLVVSAFGFDLSQRSLMMPLFCGATQYLMASRNFDAAMAYRMLAQHEIRVVHCASSTLYLLVEWDTTRGGEALTRLDYLLFGGEPLQFERIADWAGREGNTCRLLHQYGVAECTDVATSYDLAGHRPGEHDIAPVGRPAHNTDIHILDERMRGVGAGGYGEICISGTSVGAGYLGGTGPESERFTTVVVDGVERRLYRTGDRGRVNEAGDLVVAGRMDAQVKVRGMRIDPADIERALGRLTGVRQAAVVVDHTDSGEPELIAFIVPAGGELAENDVRARLLETLPRNMVPARFLTIPQIPLSPHGKADRAALAEELRKHSVAGRTTA from the coding sequence ATGATCCTCCAGGGAAAGCGGGTCGCCCTGCCCCCGACACCCGTCGTCCACAAGCAGTTCGAGGCGCACGCGAAAGCCACCCCCGATGCCGTTGCCGTCTTCTGTGCCGGACAGCAGGTGACCTACGCGGAACTGAATGCCAGGGCCAACCGGTTCGCGCACTTCCTCACCGTGCGCGGACACGGCCGCGGCGCGAAGGTCGGCATCTGCCTCGACTACTCGATCGGCATGGTCGTCGCCGTCATCGGCACACTGAAGGCGGGCGCGGCCTACGTACCGTTCGACCCGGCGTACCCGGCGTCCAGGCTTCGGCTGCTGCTGGAGCAGGTCCCCGACCTGGCCATGATCGTGGCCTCTTCGGTGACGGCCGGACTGGTCGAGTCGGCGGCCGTCGAGGTCGTCCTTTTCGAGCAGTTGTCCGATCACCTCGACGGTCTCCCGGTGACCGCTCCCGACGTCCCGGTCACCGGGGACGACGTGTGCTACGCGGTCTTCACGTCCGGGTCGACCGGCACGCCGAAGGTGACCGCGGTGCGGCACGAGGGATGGTTCAACCTGTTGAACTGGCTGATGCTCGAATACGGTCTGCATCCCGGGTCGAACAACCTGGTCGTCAGCGCGTTCGGGTTCGACCTCTCCCAGCGCAGCCTGATGATGCCGTTGTTCTGCGGCGCCACCCAGTACCTGATGGCGAGCCGGAACTTCGACGCCGCGATGGCCTACCGCATGCTGGCCCAGCACGAGATACGCGTGGTGCACTGCGCCTCCAGCACGTTGTACCTGCTGGTGGAGTGGGACACCACGCGTGGTGGCGAGGCGCTCACCCGGCTCGACTACCTGCTGTTCGGCGGGGAGCCGCTGCAGTTCGAGCGGATCGCGGACTGGGCCGGGCGGGAGGGAAACACCTGCAGGCTCCTGCACCAGTACGGCGTCGCCGAGTGCACGGACGTCGCGACCTCGTACGACCTGGCCGGCCACCGGCCCGGCGAACACGACATCGCACCGGTCGGCCGGCCGGCCCACAACACCGACATCCACATCCTCGACGAGCGGATGCGCGGTGTCGGGGCGGGAGGGTACGGCGAGATCTGCATCTCCGGAACCAGCGTCGGCGCCGGCTACCTGGGCGGCACAGGCCCCGAATCCGAGCGGTTCACGACGGTCGTGGTCGACGGCGTGGAGCGCCGGCTGTACCGCACGGGCGACCGCGGTCGCGTGAACGAGGCGGGGGACCTCGTCGTCGCCGGCCGGATGGACGCGCAGGTGAAGGTGCGGGGCATGCGCATCGACCCCGCCGACATCGAGCGCGCGCTCGGCAGGCTGACCGGTGTCCGGCAGGCGGCCGTCGTGGTCGACCACACCGACTCCGGCGAGCCCGAGCTGATCGCGTTCATCGTGCCGGCGGGCGGTGAACTCGCCGAGAACGACGTGCGCGCCCGCCTCCTCGAGACGCTGCCGAGGAACATGGTCCCCGCCAGATTCCTCACCATCCCGCAGATTCCGTTGAGCCCGCACGGGAAAGCGGATCGCGCGGCGCTGGCCGAAGAACTGCGAAAGCATTCCGTCGCCGGCAGGACCACGGCATAG
- a CDS encoding TylF/MycF/NovP-related O-methyltransferase, giving the protein MGDNIADGLSPVLPELSGLLPDLRGMDIASLLTDYARMAKILSVMDAARFLEENFASAQNLGGRENLLRHACCSVAMDGDVLEFGVMGGQTLAILCDEFEDRPVHGFDSFRGLPEDWTHDSPSGTYSTGGQVPTDLPSNAKLHIGLFEDTLPTYLADSDAPVALLHIDSDLYSSARTALFGLAPRLRAGSLIVFDEFLNYPGWRRHEYRAFMEFVEAFDVEFRYFSFASSYLSVAVRLDSAPKVS; this is encoded by the coding sequence ATGGGCGACAACATTGCCGACGGTCTGTCACCGGTGCTGCCGGAGCTCAGTGGCCTGCTGCCGGACCTTCGCGGCATGGACATCGCAAGCCTGCTGACCGACTACGCCCGAATGGCGAAGATCCTTTCCGTAATGGACGCCGCCCGCTTCCTGGAGGAGAACTTCGCGTCGGCGCAGAACCTTGGAGGGCGGGAGAACCTCCTTCGGCATGCCTGCTGCTCGGTGGCGATGGACGGTGACGTCCTCGAGTTCGGCGTCATGGGCGGGCAGACCCTGGCCATCCTCTGTGACGAGTTCGAGGACCGCCCCGTGCACGGGTTCGACTCGTTCAGGGGGCTGCCCGAGGACTGGACCCACGACAGTCCGAGCGGCACGTACAGCACCGGGGGCCAGGTACCGACCGATCTTCCGTCCAACGCAAAGCTGCACATCGGTCTGTTCGAGGACACGCTGCCGACATACCTGGCCGACAGCGACGCCCCCGTCGCTCTCCTGCACATCGATTCCGACCTGTACTCCAGTGCGCGCACGGCACTGTTCGGACTCGCCCCACGGCTGCGGGCGGGGTCGTTGATCGTTTTCGACGAGTTCCTCAACTACCCCGGCTGGCGCCGGCACGAGTACCGCGCCTTCATGGAGTTCGTCGAGGCGTTCGACGTCGAGTTCCGCTACTTCTCCTTCGCATCCAGCTATCTGTCCGTCGCGGTACGGCTGGACTCCGCGCCCAAGGTGAGCTGA